Proteins co-encoded in one Opitutus terrae PB90-1 genomic window:
- a CDS encoding TonB-dependent siderophore receptor, with protein sequence MTSAIRTCCTCLCSLLATAMLQAQSLDGDLVAANWDSPIVLTALDVSGRQLTYEDSTAFKLPVTLHETPRSVTVLDRVRIREQNFVRLEDTFRYVPGVFSRSQDGDSYHFLSRGFDMGPDQTMVDGFSGLLAGGTFSPSLFSVDRVVYLRGPAGLQYGAATVPGGVINLITKRPTERPFARAEVRAASYAGHGLDLGSNRSLEVSIDTGGPLTPDGKVTYRAAALVQNLGSYKDGINDRNRGLLAALTWKFGEDDRFELTPIFLWQRQPFGAGRAVSISPATSLSTADGLTGPIHTADLTPLSQNYSEGERVLENTIAGFDFRAALSDAWHAHVAYRFIQSDSDSNQFLVQTASLRQLEGRWVVSRRQAISEIGRQNHAFDLNTSYEFTPLAGAKNLTLLGFNGRFYQLTYSRAAATQPDQSPIDLYTGVPVSPLVDHRPALVNAFLNDDFYWNAYLQNQTSFADGRWTLTLGLGYGEQQFERDYSAVSAPPPQNLEALTATRKGDVTPNASLVFNVSPAVAVYASYSTSYSPADSSFENAAGQTGGFGPTTGTNLEVGAKLDLPASESTLTLSVFRTELDNVLVQSSPAELNPNGNRFYTQTGGGRLTKGIELGAETRPLPGWRVNATASYLDSVYRGEGRLRGSRTERTPPWAFSLYNRYDFAAGVLKNLGVSVGLIWQDQRWSAARTSAAPDPLLLPSYWRVDAGLFYRMGTHWDLALNLENVLDETYFVNGTTGAALELGAPRSLSLRVGYRF encoded by the coding sequence ATGACTTCCGCCATCCGCACGTGCTGCACTTGCCTCTGCTCTCTCCTCGCCACCGCCATGCTGCAGGCTCAGTCGCTCGACGGCGATCTCGTCGCCGCCAACTGGGACTCGCCCATCGTGCTGACCGCGCTGGATGTCAGCGGGCGCCAGCTCACCTACGAGGACTCCACCGCGTTCAAGCTGCCCGTAACCCTTCACGAGACCCCTCGCAGCGTTACCGTGCTGGATCGCGTGCGGATCCGGGAGCAGAACTTCGTTCGCTTGGAGGACACCTTCCGCTATGTGCCGGGCGTCTTCTCGCGCAGCCAGGATGGTGACAGCTACCATTTCCTGTCGCGGGGCTTCGACATGGGCCCCGACCAGACGATGGTGGACGGCTTCAGTGGGCTGCTCGCCGGCGGCACGTTCAGCCCAAGCCTGTTCAGCGTCGACCGGGTCGTCTATCTCCGCGGTCCCGCCGGCCTCCAGTATGGCGCCGCGACCGTGCCGGGCGGCGTGATCAATCTGATCACGAAGCGTCCGACGGAAAGGCCGTTTGCCCGCGCCGAAGTTCGTGCCGCCAGCTACGCCGGCCATGGCCTCGACCTCGGCTCGAATCGTTCGCTCGAGGTCTCAATCGACACCGGCGGTCCGCTCACGCCCGACGGGAAAGTGACCTATCGCGCCGCCGCGCTCGTCCAGAACCTTGGCTCCTACAAAGACGGCATCAACGATCGGAACCGTGGGCTTCTCGCCGCCCTCACGTGGAAATTCGGCGAAGATGACCGCTTCGAGCTCACCCCGATATTCCTCTGGCAGCGGCAGCCGTTCGGCGCCGGCCGCGCCGTTTCGATTTCTCCGGCCACGTCGCTCTCGACCGCCGACGGGCTGACCGGCCCCATCCACACCGCCGATCTCACGCCGCTGTCGCAGAACTATTCGGAAGGCGAGCGCGTCCTGGAAAACACGATCGCCGGTTTCGACTTCCGCGCTGCGCTCAGCGACGCCTGGCACGCGCACGTCGCCTATCGGTTCATCCAATCCGACAGCGATTCCAACCAGTTTCTCGTCCAGACGGCTTCACTTCGTCAGCTTGAGGGTCGTTGGGTCGTTTCGCGCCGTCAGGCGATAAGTGAGATCGGCCGCCAGAATCACGCGTTCGACCTCAATACGTCCTACGAGTTTACGCCGCTCGCGGGCGCGAAAAATCTCACGCTGCTCGGCTTCAACGGTCGTTTCTACCAGCTTACCTACTCCCGCGCGGCCGCCACGCAGCCGGACCAATCGCCGATCGACCTCTACACCGGCGTGCCGGTGAGTCCGCTGGTCGACCACCGTCCGGCTTTGGTGAACGCCTTCCTCAACGATGACTTCTATTGGAACGCCTACCTCCAAAATCAGACGTCCTTCGCCGATGGCCGATGGACGCTCACGCTGGGCTTGGGCTACGGAGAGCAGCAGTTCGAGCGCGACTACTCAGCCGTGTCAGCACCGCCGCCCCAAAACCTCGAGGCATTAACGGCCACCCGTAAAGGGGACGTGACGCCGAACGCGTCGTTGGTTTTCAACGTCAGTCCGGCCGTCGCCGTGTATGCGAGCTACTCGACCAGCTATTCACCGGCCGACAGCTCCTTTGAGAACGCCGCCGGCCAGACCGGCGGCTTCGGCCCGACGACAGGGACCAATCTCGAGGTCGGCGCGAAACTCGATCTGCCCGCCTCCGAATCGACGCTCACCCTGAGCGTCTTCCGCACCGAGCTGGACAACGTGCTCGTGCAGTCGAGTCCTGCGGAGCTGAACCCGAACGGGAATCGTTTCTACACGCAGACCGGTGGCGGGCGTCTCACCAAGGGCATCGAACTCGGAGCGGAGACTCGCCCTCTCCCCGGCTGGCGGGTCAATGCCACCGCGAGTTATCTCGATTCGGTTTATCGCGGTGAAGGTCGCCTTCGGGGCAGCCGTACCGAGCGCACGCCGCCGTGGGCGTTTTCGCTCTACAATCGCTACGACTTCGCCGCCGGCGTGCTGAAAAACCTGGGCGTCAGCGTCGGCCTGATCTGGCAGGACCAGCGGTGGTCCGCCGCGCGCACGAGCGCCGCGCCGGATCCGCTGCTGCTGCCGAGCTATTGGCGCGTCGACGCGGGATTGTTCTACCGGATGGGCACGCATTGGGACCTTGCCCTCAACCTCGAAAATGTCCTCGACGAGACCTATTTTGTGAACGGCACCACCGGTGCGGCGCTCGAGTTAGGCGCGCCGCGCAGCCTCAGCCTGCGCGTAGGCTACCGCTTCTGA
- a CDS encoding PepSY-associated TM helix domain-containing protein — translation MTIRRTIFWLHLIAGIIAGLSIAVMCFTGVTLAFEKQLVTWSERDARQIEPPMGSAARLPVEELLARVRAVKPDAKPGSLTISSNPRSAVAVSLGRDATVFVDPYAGAVRRPASTRMHDFLHVMEDWHRFLALTGDHRPTGKLINGICNLAFFVLAATGLYLWIPRRWSWRSIRGVVWFQRGLEGKPRDFNWHNVIGLWSAPVLIVLTLTAVPISFRWGNALVYRLVGEEPPARQGPPGTGSPAVELPAPTTGAQPLSRDAQFAAVRAAFPDWEQITLRLSVPGSGVPGARITTSASAQRTDAVALAAEPATFVVKTPPTWPRTATTTVTLNPFTGDVIRREAFSDQSAGRQLRSWTRFLHTGEALGWAGQLAAGAASLGGCFLVYTGLALSWRRFFGKRGAKTPATAS, via the coding sequence ATGACCATTCGTCGGACCATCTTCTGGCTCCACTTGATCGCAGGAATCATCGCCGGGCTCTCGATCGCCGTGATGTGTTTCACCGGCGTGACGCTCGCGTTCGAGAAACAACTCGTCACGTGGTCCGAGCGTGACGCACGCCAGATTGAGCCGCCCATGGGCTCCGCGGCGCGACTGCCGGTCGAAGAGCTTCTCGCGCGCGTCCGTGCCGTGAAACCCGACGCGAAGCCCGGCTCACTCACGATCTCGTCCAACCCGCGCAGCGCGGTCGCGGTGTCGCTCGGCCGCGACGCCACCGTTTTCGTGGACCCCTACGCCGGCGCCGTTCGCCGGCCGGCGTCGACGCGGATGCACGATTTCCTGCACGTGATGGAAGACTGGCACCGGTTTCTGGCGCTGACTGGCGATCACCGTCCGACGGGCAAACTGATCAACGGCATCTGCAATCTCGCGTTCTTCGTGCTGGCGGCGACCGGGCTGTATTTGTGGATTCCGCGCCGGTGGTCGTGGCGGTCGATTCGCGGCGTGGTGTGGTTTCAGCGCGGCCTCGAGGGCAAACCACGCGACTTCAATTGGCACAACGTGATCGGCCTCTGGAGCGCACCCGTGCTCATCGTGCTCACGCTCACGGCGGTGCCGATTTCGTTCCGCTGGGGCAACGCCCTCGTCTACCGCCTCGTCGGGGAGGAACCGCCCGCCCGCCAAGGCCCGCCGGGGACCGGATCGCCGGCAGTCGAGCTGCCCGCGCCGACGACCGGAGCGCAGCCGCTGTCGCGCGACGCGCAGTTCGCCGCGGTACGCGCTGCATTTCCGGATTGGGAGCAAATTACGCTCCGGCTCAGTGTGCCCGGCAGCGGCGTTCCGGGAGCGCGGATAACCACGTCTGCATCCGCACAGCGAACGGACGCGGTCGCGCTCGCAGCCGAGCCGGCCACGTTCGTCGTCAAGACGCCACCGACTTGGCCGCGCACCGCGACGACCACGGTGACGCTGAATCCATTCACCGGCGACGTGATCCGGCGTGAGGCATTTTCGGACCAATCGGCCGGCCGCCAGCTTCGGAGCTGGACCCGATTCCTGCACACCGGCGAAGCGCTCGGCTGGGCGGGCCAGCTCGCCGCGGGCGCCGCGTCCCTCGGTGGTTGCTTCCTGGTCTATACCGGCCTCGCTCTTTCCTGGCGGCGCTTCTTCGGCAAACGGGGAGCGAAAACGCCCGCAACCGCGAGCTGA
- a CDS encoding Dps family protein has translation MKTASDAKTKTDSAVVSALNLLLADSYALLANTHHAHWNVEGSDFFALHEAFQKQYEALFEAVDEIAERVRALDAYPPGGLQTLAKRAGIEEFPSGAVPARDLVAGLIVAHEKAITDAIAARDAAGDANDLETQDLAIGRIQWHQKTSWMLKSYLKAH, from the coding sequence ATGAAAACCGCTTCCGACGCCAAGACCAAGACGGACTCCGCTGTCGTCTCCGCCCTCAATCTCCTGCTCGCCGACTCCTACGCCCTGCTGGCCAACACGCACCACGCTCACTGGAACGTGGAAGGTTCGGACTTCTTCGCGCTCCACGAAGCGTTCCAGAAACAATATGAGGCGTTGTTCGAAGCGGTGGACGAAATTGCCGAGCGCGTGCGCGCACTCGACGCCTATCCGCCGGGTGGTTTGCAGACGCTCGCGAAGCGCGCCGGCATCGAGGAGTTCCCCAGCGGCGCAGTGCCCGCGCGCGATCTGGTCGCCGGGCTCATCGTGGCGCATGAAAAGGCGATCACCGATGCGATCGCGGCACGCGACGCCGCCGGCGACGCCAACGACCTCGAAACGCAGGATCTCGCGATCGGCCGCATCCAATGGCACCAGAAAACGTCTTGGATGCTGAAAAGTTATTTAAAGGCCCACTGA
- a CDS encoding Gfo/Idh/MocA family protein produces the protein MNRRTFVKTVSAAGIGVAAFGPQLFAATTRPTGSRKRYAIVGVGSRHHMYQDAIERTYPQHAELVGLCDTNAGRLELARTRSTRNEATPPPAFLARDFDRMLAETKPDILIVTTVDATHDDYIVRGLLAGVDVITEKPMTTTAEKCQRILDARKKSGRNLRVTFNYRYSPPRTQVKDILMSGEIGEVRSVDFHWMLNTHHGADYFRRWHGEKKNSGGLMVHKATHHFDLVNWWLGAMPATVMATGKREFYTPTMAKRFGLQSHHERCHTCPEKEKCGFFMDLAASPSLKSLYLDQERYDGYFRDQCVWNPRIDIEDTMNVLVNYDNGVTLAYSLNAFNAWEGYTIAFNGTLGRLEHTIVEQVYVNGTDTVQGGIAAGGVTTRVVPLRGEPRTLEPWTGTGGHGGGDKVMLDEIFLPEVPADKYQRASDERGGAASILVGIAANRCFETGQPVKIGELVTGLTPPHYAPMPSRTAPLPMPAKVGRLPS, from the coding sequence ATGAATCGTCGTACGTTTGTGAAAACGGTTTCTGCGGCCGGCATCGGCGTCGCCGCTTTCGGTCCCCAGTTGTTTGCCGCGACCACCCGTCCCACCGGTTCACGCAAACGCTACGCCATCGTCGGCGTCGGATCCCGGCACCACATGTATCAGGACGCGATCGAACGCACTTACCCGCAGCACGCCGAACTCGTGGGGCTTTGCGATACCAATGCCGGCCGGCTCGAACTGGCCCGCACCCGCTCCACCCGCAACGAGGCCACGCCCCCGCCAGCGTTTCTCGCCCGGGATTTCGACCGGATGCTCGCCGAGACCAAGCCGGATATCCTGATCGTCACGACGGTCGATGCCACGCACGATGACTACATCGTACGCGGGCTGCTCGCCGGGGTCGACGTGATCACCGAAAAACCGATGACCACGACAGCCGAGAAGTGCCAGCGGATCCTCGACGCCAGGAAGAAGTCAGGCCGGAACCTGCGGGTCACGTTCAACTATCGCTATTCCCCGCCGCGCACGCAGGTGAAGGACATCCTGATGAGCGGCGAGATTGGCGAGGTACGTTCGGTCGATTTCCACTGGATGCTCAACACGCACCACGGCGCCGACTATTTCCGCCGCTGGCACGGCGAGAAGAAGAACTCCGGCGGGTTGATGGTGCACAAGGCGACGCACCACTTCGACCTCGTGAACTGGTGGCTCGGCGCCATGCCCGCGACGGTGATGGCGACCGGCAAACGCGAGTTTTACACGCCGACGATGGCGAAGCGGTTCGGGCTGCAGAGCCACCACGAGCGCTGCCACACCTGCCCCGAGAAAGAAAAATGCGGGTTCTTCATGGATCTCGCCGCCAGCCCGAGCTTGAAGTCGCTCTACCTCGACCAGGAGCGCTACGACGGCTATTTCCGCGACCAATGCGTGTGGAATCCGCGCATCGACATCGAGGACACGATGAACGTCCTCGTGAACTACGATAACGGAGTCACGCTCGCCTACTCGCTCAACGCCTTCAACGCGTGGGAAGGCTACACGATCGCGTTCAACGGCACGCTCGGCCGGCTCGAGCACACGATCGTCGAGCAGGTCTACGTGAATGGCACCGACACCGTCCAAGGCGGCATCGCGGCCGGCGGTGTCACGACCCGCGTGGTCCCGCTGCGCGGGGAACCCCGCACGCTGGAGCCGTGGACCGGCACCGGCGGCCACGGCGGTGGCGACAAGGTGATGCTCGACGAGATCTTCCTTCCGGAAGTTCCTGCCGACAAATACCAGCGCGCCTCCGATGAGCGTGGCGGCGCCGCTTCGATCCTCGTGGGCATCGCGGCCAATCGCTGTTTCGAGACTGGCCAGCCCGTCAAGATCGGCGAACTCGTCACGGGCCTCACGCCGCCCCACTACGCCCCGATGCCGTCGCGCACCGCACCGCTGCCGATGCCGGCGAAAGTCGGCCGACTGCCGAGCTGA
- a CDS encoding CHASE2 domain-containing protein, translating into MIPRTKITKLAWARWLVLLPIPLVWCAAAHFGTLTFLENKLTDWRFRFRGEIDAPVKLLYVDIDSQSVAEIGGMPWSRMYFARVAAALIERAQVKAIGIDVVFSENGVAESVDWKKRVQGNVEFARYLSKTPSVVLAASYAAAVDRDISGQLVYRELPLLTIARGKAQPSLPELPSFRISEKDPRRQWSPALIGLIDTLDGDTRTVPLFAPSEVRTYHHLALELVRLHDGVELDGMKIERDHIDLVKPDGSLARRIPLRDRQLLEVNWFSAWQSARNPRIGFSTVYSYAEMLASEKPEEKAAAEQFFAQPEFKDAMVLIGPVDPLLQDLATTPFDEVPAPKVGVHGNVVKTILSGHYLQSLPRWSGVAWLDFAVVVLLTISVTGLATKSGTRSVWTKAAALLLLAAYVGAALLLFKTQHLLLPMTAPLGAAFTTSFVGVIWQLVDEQKQRGRIKGMFGTYVSPQLVDRMIESGESPQLGGHDAEITAYFSDIQSFSTFSEKLGSGPLVELMNEYLTACTDIVQEEGGTLDKYIGDAVVAMFGAPIALTDHAYRACVASQRVQRKLGELRLKWQAEGAKWPEIVGRMQSRIGLNTGVCMIGNMGSRTRFNYTMMGDNVNLAARMESGAKSWGVFSMCTDATKVACEQHGADRVVFRPLGRIVVKGRTQAVPIHEIVGLKEHVTAQTHECIARFAAGLECYSRRDWVGALALFARSAELEPNIPGPASGISSNPSLVYQKITAHYRAEPPPPDWDGVQVMQEK; encoded by the coding sequence GTGATCCCGAGAACGAAGATCACGAAGCTGGCGTGGGCACGCTGGCTCGTGCTGCTGCCGATTCCGCTGGTGTGGTGCGCCGCGGCGCATTTCGGCACGCTGACGTTTCTCGAAAACAAACTGACCGATTGGCGATTCCGGTTTCGCGGGGAGATCGACGCGCCCGTCAAGCTGCTCTACGTCGACATCGACTCGCAGTCCGTCGCGGAAATCGGCGGGATGCCCTGGAGCCGGATGTATTTCGCCCGGGTCGCGGCGGCGCTGATCGAACGAGCGCAGGTCAAGGCGATCGGGATCGACGTCGTTTTCTCCGAAAACGGCGTGGCGGAGTCGGTGGACTGGAAGAAACGCGTTCAGGGCAACGTCGAGTTCGCGCGTTATCTGAGCAAGACTCCGTCGGTGGTGCTGGCGGCGTCGTATGCCGCGGCGGTGGACCGGGATATCTCGGGCCAACTGGTCTACCGCGAGTTGCCGTTGCTGACAATTGCGCGGGGCAAGGCCCAGCCCTCATTGCCGGAACTGCCGTCGTTCAGGATCAGCGAAAAGGATCCCCGCCGCCAATGGAGTCCTGCCCTCATCGGGTTGATCGATACGCTGGACGGCGACACGCGGACGGTGCCGCTGTTCGCGCCGTCGGAGGTCCGGACCTATCATCATCTCGCGCTCGAACTGGTGCGGCTGCACGACGGAGTCGAGTTGGACGGCATGAAGATCGAGCGCGATCACATCGATCTGGTGAAACCGGACGGCTCGCTGGCGCGCCGGATTCCGCTGCGCGACCGCCAGTTGCTCGAGGTGAACTGGTTTTCGGCCTGGCAGTCAGCGCGTAATCCGCGGATCGGGTTCTCCACGGTCTACAGCTACGCGGAGATGCTCGCCTCGGAGAAGCCGGAGGAGAAGGCGGCGGCCGAGCAGTTTTTCGCGCAGCCCGAGTTCAAGGACGCGATGGTTCTGATCGGGCCGGTCGACCCACTGCTGCAGGATCTCGCGACGACGCCGTTCGACGAGGTGCCGGCACCGAAAGTGGGCGTACACGGCAATGTCGTGAAAACGATCCTCTCCGGCCACTACCTGCAGTCGCTCCCGCGTTGGTCGGGGGTGGCCTGGCTGGATTTCGCGGTCGTAGTCCTGCTGACGATCAGCGTGACCGGTTTGGCGACCAAATCCGGGACGCGGAGCGTGTGGACCAAGGCTGCCGCCCTGCTGTTGCTCGCGGCCTATGTGGGCGCAGCGTTGTTGCTGTTCAAGACGCAGCACCTCCTGCTGCCGATGACGGCGCCGCTCGGAGCGGCGTTCACCACCAGTTTTGTGGGCGTCATCTGGCAGTTGGTCGACGAGCAGAAGCAGCGCGGGCGGATCAAGGGCATGTTCGGCACGTATGTTTCGCCGCAGCTCGTGGACCGGATGATCGAGTCCGGCGAGTCGCCGCAACTGGGAGGCCACGATGCCGAGATCACGGCGTATTTTTCGGACATCCAGTCGTTCTCGACGTTTTCGGAAAAACTCGGTTCCGGCCCGCTGGTCGAGCTGATGAACGAGTATCTCACCGCCTGCACCGACATCGTGCAGGAGGAAGGCGGCACGCTGGACAAGTATATCGGCGATGCCGTGGTCGCGATGTTCGGTGCGCCCATCGCGCTGACGGATCATGCTTATCGCGCCTGCGTCGCGTCGCAGCGGGTGCAACGGAAGCTCGGCGAACTGAGGCTGAAATGGCAGGCGGAGGGGGCGAAGTGGCCGGAGATCGTCGGGCGGATGCAGTCCCGGATCGGACTCAACACGGGCGTCTGCATGATCGGCAACATGGGCAGCCGGACCCGGTTCAACTACACGATGATGGGCGACAACGTGAACCTGGCCGCGCGGATGGAGAGCGGCGCGAAGAGCTGGGGCGTCTTTTCAATGTGCACCGACGCCACCAAAGTTGCTTGCGAGCAGCACGGCGCGGATCGCGTGGTCTTTCGCCCGCTCGGCCGGATTGTGGTGAAAGGCCGCACGCAGGCGGTGCCGATTCACGAGATCGTCGGGTTGAAGGAGCATGTCACGGCGCAGACCCACGAGTGCATCGCGCGGTTTGCCGCCGGGCTCGAGTGTTATTCCCGCCGCGATTGGGTAGGCGCGCTCGCGCTCTTCGCGCGCAGCGCCGAGCTGGAGCCGAACATCCCGGGGCCGGCGTCGGGAATCAGCAGCAATCCTTCACTGGTTTATCAGAAAATCACCGCGCACTACCGAGCGGAACCGCCGCCGCCGGATTGGGACGGTGTGCAGGTGATGCAGGAAAAGTGA